Genomic segment of Sphingomonas sp. KRR8:
AGTCGGCGCGGGCGGATCCAGGCTCGCGCGCGCCGCAACGACATATGCACCGTTGCCGGTGTGGAAGAGAGTGCCAGACTGTTCATGGGGGTGTGTTACTTAGGCAATTCACCTCGTGTTTTCAAGACTTGGGTCGTTCATCCCGCCAGCGGCCGGTCTCGCTCCAGCGCATGATCGGCTTCAGTGGCAGGATCCAGATCAGGCCCGCAACCACGTAGAAGAGCAGCTGTGCCAGGCCCGGCCAGCGGCCAACCACGTCAGCGAAGCTTGCGATCAAGAGAGCCCAGATGGCGATGACGCCCATGATCATGAAAATTCCGACTGTCGGTCGCGACCGTGGCTCCAGTTCCTGGTTCATGCGGTGAACTCTACCACACCATCGGGAGACGCGAACCCGTCCAAAGGAGCATCCCAAGGATCAGCAACAAGTGGCGTGTCGAGCAGCTGGAAATTCCAGCCCACGCCAATGATCCGCGTTCCCTTTGCCCGCAGGTCCGGGATCGCACGATCGTAATGACCGCCGCCTTGCCCGATGCGATTCCCATGGTGGTCGGCGCCGAGAAGGGGGACCAGGAGGAGGTCGGGCGTGACCTTCCGCGCCTGGACCGGCGGCTGAACCCCGCCGACCGGGCAGTCTTCGGCGCATGTCCCTAACCGGAAGATCATCGGGGACTCCGCCGACACGAAGGCAGGGTAGGCGGCGCTGATGCCGTGGTTCATGGCAAAGCGAAGAACGGGCTCGACACTGATCTCGCTGCCACGCGCGGAATAGCCACCGACTATCCGGGCGCTGGAAAGGAGCGGCAGCAGGACCGCAACAAGCTTGCTCTCCAGCACTGCGCGCTCGTCCGCCGACAGGCTCGCCACATGCAGGCGGCGGCGACTGCGTAGCTCCGCGCGAATCGTGGCCTTGTCGGAAGGGGAGGGTGACGGGACCATCACAAGGTCGTTACTCAGAAATCCTCTGACGCCAGTAGCATCAGGTGGGGACCATGTTTCCCGGACCAGGGTCCAGGCAGGGACAGCCCCCTCGGATCGGGAATAGCCTCAGGGATATCGAAGAGCTCGTGCCTGACAGTACCCGTCATGACCTGATCTAGGGTGTTGCGGCCGTCATCTCAAGGCTTCCCGCAAGCCGCTCGAGCCGCTCGGCCAGCGCGTCCACGCGGCGGACAATCTGCGGGTCAGGCGGCATGGTCGGCGCGGGAGCCTGCACGCCCTTCTTCTCGATGAGCTGGTCGGCGACGAGCAGTGCCGCGAGCAGGAGCTGCTTGGCCTCGCTCATCGCGCCCATGCCGGCCAGCGCTTCGCGGCTCTTGGCATCAATGAGGTCGGCCGCGGCGCGCAGATTGTCCTCTTCGCCGTCCCTGCAGGCGAGACGATAGTGGCGTCCGGCGATCTCCAGGTTCACTTCGGCCATGTCTCAGGCCTCCGCGCGCTGAATGAGTTGATCCAGTTCGGCAATCGCCTCGCGGACCCGGACGCGCAGCTGTTCCTCGCGCCGCCCGCTGCGGGCAATCGCATCGCTCGCCCGCTCGGCCCTCGCCAGCGCGCGCTCGGCGCGGGTCAGGGCCGCTTCCAGTGCCTGTTCGGTCATGGGAACGGAGCTAGGCTCATGCTTGCCGGTGGGCAAGGTTGACGCATCACCGCTCACCGCCCAAAGGAGCCGGGCTACCGGCCTGGTCGATTCCGATCTCAGGGCAGGGGACCATTACTACCCACTGGAGTGTCGATGCAGCCGACCCAGCGCCGTCTCGCCAATGCCATCCGGGCACTGGCCATGGACGCGGTCGAGGCCGCCAACTCGGGGCATCCGGGAATGCCCATGGGCATGGCCGATGCAGCCACCGCCTTGTTCACACGCCATCTCAAGTTCGATCCGCAAGACCCAAAGTGGGCGGACCGCGACCGCTTCGTGCTCTCGGCCGGCCATGGCTCGATGCTGATCTACGCGCTGCTGTATCTCACCGGTTACGAGCGGCCCACGCTCGACGACATCAAGCGTTTCCGCCAGCTGGGCAGCCCCTGCGCCGGCCATCCCGAGAACTTCGAGCTACCCGGCGTCGAGACCACCACCGGGCCGCTGGGCCAGGGCTTGGCGACGGCCGTCGGCATGGCCATCGCCGAGCGGCACCTCAACGCCATCTATGGTGACGAGGTAGTTGATCACCGCACCTACGTAATCGCCGGCGACGGCTGCCTCATGGAAGGCATCAACCATGAAGCGGTGGGGCTGGCCGGGCACCTGAAGCTCGGCCGTTTGATCGTTCTGTGGGACGATAATCGCATCACCATCGACGGCTCGACCGAGCTCAGCCGCAATGAGGACGTGGTGGCGCGGCATGTCGCATGCGGCTGGCATGTGGTCGAGTGCGACGGGATGGACGCTGGCAAGGTGTCCGCGGCTCTGGACAAGGCCAAGGCTGACCCGCGGCCGAGCCTGATCCGCTGCAAGACCATCATCGGCTACGGCGCCCCCAACAAGCAGGGCACATCCGCGACGCATGGCGCCGCACTCGGCAAGGATGAAGTCGAGGCGGCGCGCGCGGAACTGGGGTTGGCGCCTGCAGAGTTCACCATTCCCGACGACGTGCTGTCGGCCTGGCGTGAGATCGGCGGGCGCGGCGCAGCGGAGCGCTCCGCCTGGCTGCAGCGACTG
This window contains:
- a CDS encoding DUF2842 domain-containing protein, translated to MNQELEPRSRPTVGIFMIMGVIAIWALLIASFADVVGRWPGLAQLLFYVVAGLIWILPLKPIMRWSETGRWRDERPKS
- a CDS encoding 5-formyltetrahydrofolate cyclo-ligase, whose amino-acid sequence is MVPSPSPSDKATIRAELRSRRRLHVASLSADERAVLESKLVAVLLPLLSSARIVGGYSARGSEISVEPVLRFAMNHGISAAYPAFVSAESPMIFRLGTCAEDCPVGGVQPPVQARKVTPDLLLVPLLGADHHGNRIGQGGGHYDRAIPDLRAKGTRIIGVGWNFQLLDTPLVADPWDAPLDGFASPDGVVEFTA
- a CDS encoding cell division protein ZapA — translated: MAEVNLEIAGRHYRLACRDGEEDNLRAAADLIDAKSREALAGMGAMSEAKQLLLAALLVADQLIEKKGVQAPAPTMPPDPQIVRRVDALAERLERLAGSLEMTAATP